The Lewinellaceae bacterium genome has a segment encoding these proteins:
- the ald gene encoding alanine dehydrogenase, translating into MIIGVPKEIKNNENRVALTPGGALELVKRNHTVYVQHSCGLGSGFTDKMYVDAGAKVLPTIEEVYGIAEMIMKVKEPIESEYKLIKKDQLVFTYFHFASYEPLTHAMIASDAVCLAYETVEAPDRSLPLLVPMSEVAGRMAIQEGAKYLEKPIKGKGVLLGGVPGVKPGQVLILGGGVVGTQAAKMAAGLGAMVTIMDVNLSRLRYLCDVMPANVITRFSNELNIRELLPSMDLIVGAVLIPGAKAPNLITRDMLKLMQPGTVLVDVAVDQGGCIETCVPTTHEDPTFIIDDVVHYCVANMPGAVPYTSTIALTNATLPYALKLADKGWQKACQEDESLKKGLNVVNGKVVYQGVADAFGLPMHDVESLL; encoded by the coding sequence ATGATTATCGGAGTTCCAAAAGAAATTAAAAACAACGAAAACCGAGTAGCACTAACGCCGGGTGGTGCACTGGAATTGGTCAAAAGAAACCATACCGTTTATGTCCAGCACTCTTGTGGCTTAGGCAGTGGATTTACAGACAAGATGTATGTGGATGCCGGAGCCAAAGTACTTCCCACCATTGAGGAAGTTTATGGTATTGCTGAAATGATCATGAAAGTGAAAGAGCCTATTGAAAGTGAATACAAACTGATCAAAAAAGATCAATTGGTTTTTACTTATTTTCACTTTGCCAGTTATGAGCCATTGACACACGCAATGATAGCAAGTGATGCCGTTTGCCTGGCTTACGAAACGGTAGAAGCCCCGGATCGCAGTCTTCCGCTTTTGGTGCCGATGAGTGAGGTGGCCGGTAGAATGGCTATCCAGGAAGGCGCAAAATACCTCGAAAAACCCATCAAAGGAAAAGGGGTATTGCTCGGTGGTGTACCCGGAGTAAAACCCGGACAGGTTTTAATCCTCGGAGGTGGGGTTGTAGGAACACAGGCTGCAAAAATGGCTGCTGGCCTTGGAGCTATGGTTACTATTATGGATGTCAACTTATCCAGACTCCGTTATCTTTGTGATGTGATGCCGGCAAATGTTATTACCCGTTTTTCAAATGAATTGAACATCAGGGAATTGTTACCTTCCATGGATCTTATCGTCGGGGCCGTATTGATTCCTGGTGCCAAAGCGCCCAACCTCATCACCCGCGATATGCTCAAGTTGATGCAACCAGGTACTGTATTGGTGGATGTGGCGGTTGACCAGGGGGGCTGTATCGAAACCTGTGTACCGACCACACACGAAGATCCTACTTTTATCATTGATGATGTGGTTCACTATTGTGTGGCCAATATGCCGGGTGCGGTGCCTTATACTTCAACCATTGCCCTGACCAATGCTACCTTACCTTATGCCCTGAAACTGGCTGATAAAGGATGGCAAAAAGCCTGCCAGGAGGATGAATCGCTTAAAAAAGGACTCAACGTAGTCAATGGGAAAGTGGTTTATCAGGGAGTAGCCGATGCTTTTGGGTTACCTATGCATGATGTGGAAAGTTTGCTTTAA
- a CDS encoding 1,4-dihydroxy-6-naphthoate synthase, producing MKLSLGFSPCPNDTFIFDAMIHGKIDTEGIDFEVIMADVEELNRLAFEGKIDITKLSYHAFAHLLGRYSLLDAGSALGNNCGPLLIAREQMDENQVKNARIAIPGKFTTANFLLGLAYPEAQNKEEILFSDIEKAVLEGDFDAGLIIHENRFTYAEKGLVKIQDLGEFWEQKTGLPIPLGGIVVNQNLPFSLKEKINRILAKSVTFAFENPKEALPFIREHAQEMDESVMYAHIGLYVNEYTKNLGENGKKAVRHLFEMARDKELIGREEKPVFWDE from the coding sequence ATGAAATTATCGCTTGGGTTCTCACCCTGTCCAAATGACACTTTTATTTTTGATGCCATGATTCATGGAAAAATTGATACAGAAGGTATTGATTTTGAGGTTATTATGGCCGATGTGGAAGAGTTGAACCGTTTGGCCTTTGAAGGTAAGATCGATATTACCAAGTTGAGTTACCATGCCTTTGCCCATTTGTTGGGCCGTTATTCCCTGTTGGATGCCGGAAGCGCGCTGGGCAATAATTGCGGCCCTTTACTCATTGCCCGTGAGCAAATGGATGAAAACCAGGTCAAAAATGCCAGGATTGCGATTCCCGGAAAGTTTACTACGGCCAATTTTCTGCTCGGACTTGCCTACCCGGAGGCACAGAATAAAGAAGAAATACTTTTTTCCGACATAGAAAAAGCGGTGTTGGAAGGCGATTTTGATGCAGGGTTGATCATTCATGAAAATCGCTTCACCTATGCAGAAAAAGGATTGGTCAAAATACAGGATCTTGGGGAGTTTTGGGAACAAAAAACAGGGCTGCCCATCCCTTTGGGGGGCATAGTCGTCAATCAAAATCTGCCCTTCTCCCTAAAGGAAAAGATCAATCGGATCCTTGCAAAAAGTGTAACTTTTGCTTTTGAAAATCCAAAGGAAGCCTTGCCATTTATCCGGGAACATGCTCAGGAAATGGACGAATCGGTCATGTACGCACATATAGGTTTGTATGTGAACGAGTATACCAAAAACCTCGGGGAGAATGGTAAAAAAGCAGTACGTCATTTGTTTGAAATGGCCAGAGATAAGGAGTTGATCGGCCGGGAGGAAAAACCCGTTTTCTGGGATGAATAA
- a CDS encoding RluA family pseudouridine synthase: protein MEPTVIYEDNHIIGVNKPPGWLVQADKTGDSTLADWTKSYIKLRYKKPGDVFLGVIHRIDRPVSGVVVFARTTKALTRMNELIRDRDMNKHYWAIIGSRPNPFSADLTHYLIKDREKNITKAYDQLSRRAEGAKKSEMSYNMIGELGDHYLLEIDLKTGRSHQIRAQLAKVGYPIRGDVKYGYKSPNEDASIHLHCRSMSFIHPVKKEPVVITADPPDEQIWRLFEDMWL, encoded by the coding sequence ATGGAACCAACAGTCATATACGAAGACAATCACATTATCGGAGTAAACAAACCTCCGGGATGGCTCGTTCAGGCCGACAAAACGGGGGACTCCACCCTGGCCGACTGGACAAAATCCTACATCAAACTCCGGTATAAAAAACCGGGAGATGTTTTCCTGGGAGTCATCCACCGTATCGACCGCCCCGTAAGTGGCGTGGTCGTGTTTGCCAGAACCACCAAGGCGCTGACGCGGATGAATGAACTCATCCGGGACAGGGATATGAATAAACATTACTGGGCAATTATTGGCTCCCGACCCAATCCTTTTTCTGCCGACCTGACCCACTACCTGATCAAGGACAGGGAAAAGAACATTACCAAAGCCTATGACCAATTGAGCCGCAGGGCAGAAGGAGCCAAAAAATCAGAGATGTCCTACAATATGATCGGTGAATTGGGAGATCATTATCTCCTCGAGATCGACCTGAAAACCGGGCGCTCCCATCAAATCCGGGCACAACTGGCCAAGGTGGGTTACCCCATCCGCGGAGACGTCAAATACGGTTATAAAAGTCCTAATGAGGATGCTTCCATCCACCTGCATTGCCGTTCCATGTCTTTCATCCATCCGGTAAAAAAAGAACCGGTTGTCATTACGGCAGATCCGCCGGACGAACAAATATGGAGATTATTTGAAGACATGTGGTTGTAA
- a CDS encoding carbohydrate-binding family 9-like protein translates to MGWRNSVSIRLCLKSFFLILPFMAGGQQIFFPVKAPKHYICYQVSTPIRIDGKLEEADWRNSEWTDYFMDITGPAGATPYYDTQVKMLWDSQYFYIGAVLQEEHIWAKLTKRDEIIYYDNDFEIFIDPDGDNHHYMELEINALNTVWDLFLERPYRDTTHANSNFDLPNLLTAVEIEGTLNNPRDTDERWSVEIAIPWSDITAFLPEIHRPLNQQQWRINFSRVQWETTVKKGQYKKKKGKNGKPLPEHNWVWSPQWAINMHQPEFWGYVQFSTEIAGTKEVPFFEDVDFDLKMALLEIYREQKSFFNTHGHFAEKLDDLTLDPYNREHFGQLITLETQPSGFTAQANGLKAIWKINEKSHLTFQDYLH, encoded by the coding sequence ATGGGTTGGAGAAACTCCGTATCTATACGCCTTTGCCTTAAGTCATTTTTTTTAATCCTACCTTTTATGGCCGGGGGGCAGCAGATATTTTTTCCTGTCAAGGCGCCCAAACACTACATTTGTTACCAGGTCAGTACCCCCATAAGGATAGATGGAAAACTGGAGGAAGCGGACTGGAGGAACTCCGAATGGACGGATTATTTCATGGACATTACAGGACCCGCCGGAGCCACCCCTTATTATGATACCCAGGTCAAAATGTTATGGGATAGCCAATATTTTTACATTGGAGCTGTTTTACAGGAAGAGCATATTTGGGCGAAACTGACGAAAAGGGACGAGATCATATATTACGATAATGATTTCGAAATATTCATCGATCCCGACGGCGACAATCACCACTACATGGAACTGGAAATCAATGCCCTCAATACGGTTTGGGATTTATTCCTGGAAAGGCCTTACAGGGATACCACCCACGCCAATTCCAACTTTGACCTGCCCAATTTATTGACTGCCGTAGAGATAGAAGGCACCCTCAACAACCCCAGGGATACGGATGAACGGTGGAGCGTGGAAATCGCCATCCCATGGTCCGATATTACAGCCTTTTTACCTGAAATCCACCGCCCTCTCAATCAGCAACAATGGCGCATCAATTTTTCCAGGGTTCAATGGGAAACCACGGTAAAAAAAGGGCAATACAAAAAGAAAAAAGGTAAAAACGGGAAACCTCTGCCGGAGCACAACTGGGTATGGTCCCCGCAATGGGCCATCAATATGCACCAACCTGAATTTTGGGGTTATGTACAGTTCAGTACCGAAATTGCAGGAACCAAAGAAGTCCCTTTTTTTGAAGATGTGGATTTCGACCTGAAAATGGCGCTCCTGGAAATTTACCGGGAACAAAAATCTTTTTTCAACACCCACGGCCATTTCGCTGAAAAACTGGATGACCTGACACTCGATCCCTATAATAGGGAACATTTTGGCCAGCTCATTACCCTGGAAACACAACCTTCCGGTTTTACCGCGCAGGCCAATGGCCTTAAAGCCATCTGGAAGATCAATGAAAAGAGTCACCTTACTTTTCAGGATTACCTGCATTAA